Proteins encoded together in one Vigna radiata var. radiata cultivar VC1973A unplaced genomic scaffold, Vradiata_ver6 scaffold_321, whole genome shotgun sequence window:
- the LOC106754636 gene encoding uncharacterized protein LOC106754636, translating into MFAKEVEFLELALNNRSVSEYVDRFKHLFRFNTMTVDEDWQCRKFENGLRKEIKLLVKGLRIREFSALVEMARDMEKTKGEPEGPQIQQNQPLRVGGRVVSRVRRTGLQPRQAGRAIERGGTRPQVAGRVYALTGAKAVSAGNLIVSTYLLFGALCVILFDSGATHSFESEACVERLSLVVRELPCNMVVSTPAARLVRTSNVCSRCSIKVEGRRLGYHKILVKADEVQKTAFRSRYGHYGYVVMPFGVTNASAIFMDYIEQDI; encoded by the exons ATGTTTGCTAAGGAGGTAGAGTTTCTTGAGTTGGCACTGAACAACAGATCGGTGTCGGAGTATGTAGACCGTTTTAAACATCTGTTTCGCTTCAACACCATGACGGTAGATGAAGACTGGCAGTGCCGGAAGTTTGAGAACGGCCTAAGAAAGGAGATAAAATTACTTGTGAAGGGGTTGCGTATCAGGGAGTTCTCCGCCTTAGTGGAGATGGCCCGTGATATGGAGAAGACCAAGGGAGAGCCAGAAGGGCCTCAAATACAGCAGAACCAACCACTGAGGGTTGGTGGACGAGTGGTATCCAGAG TCAGGAGGACAGGACTGCAGCCACGCCAGGCTGGGAGGGCCATTGAGAGAGGTGGTACCAGACCCCAGGTAGCAGGGAGAGTTTATGCATTGACCGGAGCCAAGGCAGTTAGTGCTGGTAACTTGATTGTAAGCacttatttgttgtttggaGCTTTGTGTGTCATATTGTTTGACTCGGGGGCGACACATTCTTTTGAGTCTGAGGCTTGTGTGGAGAGGCTTAGTCTAGTTGTCAGAGAGCTTCCGTGTAATATGGTGGTGTCTACACCAGCAGCTAGGTTGGTCAGGACATCTAATGTGTGCTCCAGATGTTCAATTAAGGTTGAGGGACGCAG ATTGGGGTACCATAAAATCTTGGTAAAAGCTGATGAGGTTCAGAAGACAGCTTTCAGATCCAGATATGGCCATTATGGGTATGTAGTCATGCCTTTTGGTGTGACTAATGCTTCAGCCATCTTTATGGATTACATTGAACAGGATATTTAG